The following are encoded together in the Eriocheir sinensis breed Jianghai 21 unplaced genomic scaffold, ASM2467909v1 Scaffold856, whole genome shotgun sequence genome:
- the LOC126994724 gene encoding zinc finger MYM-type protein 1-like: MPRKERRLKQKQKELCEAAKGSGSLTSWITENRKDGLGASHDESDEKMEGEKDDDTVHQRNDSLLGTESQEDTEVGGKPGTSEVIEPTQNAEIEETASIQEKDVGVRETEHELQIAQTVEVEEAASQEEADTRGRQTFSHLLELTHPNDPAHVQQHNIKCDDSFIQFCNSTGPCQPVLSSFPKNEKGRSFQKKWYENNTWLEYSPSLDAMFCFSCRLFLSEEKYINRKTWKSEGVNQWRKALDRIKGHSASESHMCSMVRWNNSKKRSLEVAFEMGDRASQAAKDREREKNREILSRLLATTLYLARQGLPFRGDDENPSSQNRGNFIELVEVFGKYDSVIKLHLESVKQKQGTAKRPLVSLLSNRSQNDMIRALAISVKRVIQKEIQESKIFSILMDETTDAAHTEQVSFVIRYVHNMKINERFLQVCNIHNTRGESLENLVIDLLEENNLKLENIRVKVMMVLQT, encoded by the exons ATGCCTCGTAAGGAGAGGaggttaaaacaaaaacaaaaggagctGTGTGAGGCCGCAAAAGGGAGTGGATCACTTACCAGCTGgataacagaaaacagaaaag ATGGACTGGGAGCAAGTCATGACGAATCAgatgagaaaatggaaggagagaaagacgacgACACTGTGCATCAGAGAAATGACAGCTTGCTGGGAACAGAGAGCCAGGAGGACACAGAGGTTGGAGGAAAGCCTGGAACTTCAGAGGTTATTGAGCCCACACAGAATGCTGAGATAGAGGAAACAGCTAGTATCCAGGAGAAAGATGTTGgagtgagagagacagaacaTGAATTACAGATTGCACAAACTGTGGAGGTAGAGGAAGCAGCAAGCCAGGAGGAGGCAGATACCAGAGGGAGGCAGACATTCTCACACCTGCTTGAACTTACCCACCCAAATGATCCTGCCCATGTCCAACAACATAACATCAAATGTGATGATTCCTTCATTCAGTTTTGCAACAGTACTGGACCCTGTCAACCAGTACTCTCATCTTTtccaaaaaatgaaaaaggacggTCATTTCAAAAGAAATGGTATGAGAACAACACATGGCTAGAGTACTCCCCAAGTCTTGATGCAATGTTTTGTTTCAGCTGCCGTCTTTTCTTGAGTGAGGAAAAATACATAAACCGGAAAACATGGAAATCAGAAGGAGTTAATCAGTGGAGAAAGGCTCTTGATAGAATTAAAGGTCACAGTGCCTCAGAATCACACATGTGTAGTATGGTGAGGTGGAACAATTCAAAAAAGAGATCACTGGAGGTAGCTTTCGAAATGGGTGACCGTGCATCACAAGCTGCtaaagacagggaaagagaaaaaaacagagaaatctTGTCCCGCTTACTAGCCACCACACTTTACCTGGCAAGACAGGGATTGCCTTTCAGAGGAGATGATGAGAACCCGTCAAGCCAAAATAGAGGTAATTTCATAGAGTTGGTAGAGGTATTTGGTAAATATGACAGTGTAATTAAACTGCATTTGGAATCGGTAAAACAGAAGCAAGGAACTGCTAAAAGACCTCTTGTCTCACTCCTCTCCAACAGAAGTCAGAATGATATGATTAGAGCTTTGGCCATATCAGTAAAAAGAGTGATCCAGAAAGAAATCCAAGAGAGCAAAATCTTTTCAATTCTCATGGATGAAACCACAGATGCTGCACACACTGAGCAGGTTTCTTTTGTCATTAGGTATGTGCATAACATGAAAATCAATGAGCGCTTTCTTCAGGTGTGTAACATTCATAACACAAGGGGAGAATCTCTTGAAAACTTAGTGATAGATCTACTTGAAGAAAATAATCTGAAGTTGGAAAACATCAGGGTCAAGGTTATGATGGTGCTGCAAACATGA